One Elgaria multicarinata webbii isolate HBS135686 ecotype San Diego chromosome 7, rElgMul1.1.pri, whole genome shotgun sequence DNA window includes the following coding sequences:
- the EBAG9 gene encoding receptor-binding cancer antigen expressed on SiSo cells yields MAITQFRLFKICTCLAAVLSFFKRLICRTGRGRKLSGDQITLPTTVDYSSVPKQPEVEDWSSWDEDAPTSVKIEGGNGSVANQQNGLEEMEPDYFKDMAPTIRKTQKIIVKKREPLNFGNQDGSAGFSSRLAATQDVPFIHQSPELGDLETWQENRNAWEEEEDASWQAEDVLRQQKIAEREKRAAEQQRKKMEKEAQRLMKKEQNKIGVKLS; encoded by the exons ATGGCCATTACGCAATTCcgtctgtttaaaatttgtacatGCCTGGCAGcagtactttctttttttaagcggCTAATATGCAG GACTGGAAGAGGACGAAAACTTAGTGGAGACCAAATAACTTTGCCAACCACCGTGGATTATTCATCTGTTCCTAAACAG CCAGAAGTAGAAGATTGGTCTTCATGGGATGAAGATGCACCCACGAGTGTGAAAATTGAAGGTGGTAATGGCAGTGTGGCCAATCAGCAAAATGGTTTGGAAGAAATGGAGCCTGACTACTTTAAGGACATGGCACCAACAAtaagaaaaacacagaaa ATTATTGTTAAAAAACGTGAACCCCTAAATTTTGGGAACCAGGATGGCAGTGCAGGATTTTCTAGTAGATTAGCAGCTACACAAGATGTTCCTTTTATTCACCAATCT CCGGAATTGGGTGACCTGGAGACATGGCAGGAAAACAGAAATGcttgggaagaagaggaagatgcATCCTGGCAAGCAGAAGACGTTCTGAG GCAGCAGAAAAtagcagaaagggaaaaaagagcagCAGAGCAACAAaggaagaaaatggagaaagaagcTCAACGTTTAATGAAGAAAGAGCAGAATAAAATTGGTGTGAAGCTGTCCTAA